AGGCCCGTCCCCCGCGCCCACAGAGGGGGAGGACTCCCTCCCCCCCCCCCCCCCCATCGCGGTTCTCCTCCTTCCTGCTTTTGTCTGACTTGCCCCTGTCCGGCCCCCCTCCCACCGTCCCGCGCCCGGCTGCCCCGTTCGTCTCCCCGACCTGCCCTCCTCCTCGTGACGGCTGGCGTGGCCGCCGCGCAGGGCAGGCGGGGACCCCCCAATGTCCCTGAGATTCTGCCGGGGGCGCTGGCGGGTCTGTGCGTCTTCCTGTACGGCGCGACACGCATGGCCGACACCCTGGGCGAACTCGGCACGGCGCGGGTCAAGGCGAGGTTGGAACGCTGCACCCGCCACCGGTTCGAGTCCATCGGGACGGGGGCACCGTGGTCATGACCATCCTGGACCCCTCCAGTGTGAGGGTCATCCTCACCACCAGCCTGGTTCACTCGGGCCTGCCGTCGTTCGCACGCTCGCTCGGCGTGGTCATGGGGGCCAGCATCGGCACCACTCTCGGCGGGCAGATCATCGCCCTGAATATCAACCCGTCCCTCGTGCCCGTCGCCCTGCTCCTGGGGCTGATCGTGCTGCTGGGAGCGGGCGGGCGGCGCAAGAGGATCGGCGGGTCGTTGAAGAGCTTCCTGAATGCTGTGCGGAACCTGAAGAACGTGTGGCTGGGCCTCCTGACCGGGGCGCTGTTCACGGTCGTCGTGCAGTCGTCGTCCGCGACCGTGGCGGTGGTGATCACGCTCGCCAGCCAGGACCTGATCAGTCTGCACGCCGGGGTCGCGCTCGCGGCGGGCGCGGAGATCGGCACCTGCGCCGACACGCTCGCCAGCCTCGGTGGGCCGCTCGCGGGAGGCGGTGCGGGAGGCGGTGCGGACGGGTGCGTTCCACTTGTTGTTCAACGGCACCACCGTGCTGCTCGGAGTGCTGTTCGTTCGTGGGTCAGCTCGTCGAGTTGGGCCGCTGGCTGCCGTCGGGCGGCAAGTCGGGCCGGCAGATTGCCGACGCGCAGCCCGCCTTCCATGTGCTGGGTACGCTGCTGTTCGTTCCCCTCCTGCCCTGGATCGCGCGGGGTCTGGAGCGTCTGACCCCTGATCGGCCAGGCGTGCCCGCCAACGCCCTGACTTGAACAACGCCTCTCGACTGGGCTGGGACGACAGCAGGCGGGGCCGGGCGTTCGATCCGTCCCGGCCCCGCTTCCCTCAGTTCAGGCGGGTGATGCGGTTCTGCGCCCCCGGAGCGACTGGTGCCGCCGCCTTGAGGTACGCGGCCAGCACGTCCACATCCACGAGGTTGGGTTGTTCGAGGCGGCCCACGCCCTCCCGGAGCACCGTGAAATTGTCCCCGCCGCCCGCCAGGAAGGAGTTCACCGCCACCCGGTAGGTGCCCGCCGGATCGAGGGGCGCGCCGTTCAGGGTGATGCTCGCCGCGTCCACCCGGCTGCCCGCCGCCTGGGCCAGGTCGTAGGTATACGCGAACCCCGCCGAGACTTGCAGGATGCGCGGGTTTTGCTGACCCAGCCACTGCTGCTCGAGCAGGGTGTCGATCTGCGCGCCCGTCAGGGTCATCACGACGAGGGTGTTGCCGAAGGGCTGCACAGCGAACACGTCCCCGAAGGTGACGGCGTTGCCCGCGCGGGGCGTCCCCGGCAGGTCGGCGCGGATGCCGCCGGGATTCATGAGGGCGATCTGCGCCCCCCCGTTCGCCGCCGGGCTGGTCGCGGCGAGCTGCGCGTCCGCGATCACGTCGCCCAGCGCCGACTCGCCCGCCACGTTGTTCGTGCGGCTGATCTGCGGCGCGGCGAGGTTCGCCACGGGCTGCTCGCTGATCGCCTTCGTGAGCGCCTGCGCCCGCCCCACGAGGTCGGTCATCGCCGCGTCCTTCGCCTGGGTCTGGGCATTCACGACGACGTTCTCGGCCCGGACCTCCAGCACCTTGTGGTTGGCCTTGTCCACCTTCAGGTCGAGGCGCTGAAGCAGGTGGCCGTACTGGTCGCCCTGGATGACGACCCGCCCGTTCACCACGCAGTTGTACCCCTGGTGCGAGTGGCCGCTGATGATGGCGGCGACCTCCGGGCGCACCTGCCGCGCGATGTCCACGATGGGTCCCGTCAGGGTGGTGCAGCCCGCCTTGTCGTAGGCCTCGGTGGTCGTGCCGCCCTGGTGGATGAGCACGACGATGGCGTCCACCTTCTGCGTCAGCAACTCGGGAACGTACCTGTTGATGGCCGTGGCCTCGTCGAGGAAGTCGAGGTCCGCCACGCCCGCCGGGGAGACGATGGTGGGGGTGTCCCTCAGCACCGCGCCGATGAAGCCGATCCGTGCCCCACCGGCGGTCGTCTCGATGTGGTAGGGCGCGAAGGGGTGCGCGCCGCCCTGCTTGTACACCACGTTCGCGCCCAGCCACTGGAAGTCCGCGCCGGGATAGGCCGCCTCGAACTTGCAGGCCTTGTCGGGGGCGTTGCTGTCGCAGCCGCCGTTCTGCATCCGCAGCAGCTCCTTCAGGCCCTGGTCGAACTCGTGGTTGCCCAGGGCACTTGCCCGCATCCCCAGCTTGCTCAGGGCGATCACGCTCGGCTCGTCGCGCAGCAGGCTGGAGATCACGGGACTCGCGCCGATGAGGTCGCCGCCGCCCACGAGGAGGGTGTTGGGATTCTGGGCGCGCAGGTCATTCAGCAGCCCGCCGATGGCCTCCACCCCGCCCGAGGGCAGGTTGATCTGCCGCGTCGGGTCGGCGGGGTCGGGCACCTTGATCGCCGCGAAGCCGGTGGGCAGCAGGTTGCCGTGAAAGTCGTTGAGGCCCAGGACGGTCACGTCCACGGTCTGGGCGGGTTGGGCGGCCTGATCGCAGGCGGCGAGGCCGAGGGCAAGGGTCAGGGCGCAGAGGGAACGCTGAATCACGGCGGGTCTCCTGGGAGGGGGAAGGGAGTGGGGAGGGCGGAGGCTCCAGTCTAGCGTCGGCCCACGCCGGGGGCGAGCGTCAGCGGCGCGTCGAGCCGCAGCCACAGAAACTCGGTCTGGTCCTTCACGTCCGTCCCGCGCCCGTCAGCCCCCGCTCGCGGCTGGCCTCGTTCACGATGGTCCAGGGCACCCGGCGGTCGGGGTCGCGCAGCTTCACGAACGTCCCCACCTCCACCCGGCCCGTCCCGCCCGGCGCGGTCTTCGCCATCAGGCCCACCCGGTACAGCCGCAGGGGGTAGTCGGCGCTGTTCGCCCGGCCTCCGAAGCCGTTGTCGCTGAGAAAGACGTACCCGCCGCCGGGGCCGAACTGCACCCCGGAGAAGCCCTGCACGGGCGGGCGCGGGAAGCGGGCCGGGCCACGCGTCCCCCCCGCGCCGAACGCCCCGGTCGGTGCCCCCCGCCGCGAGGGTGTCGGCGGGCAGCTCGGCGTAGCCCACCAGGGTGGCGGCGTGAGTGACGCCCAGGGTCAGGGACAGCAGGGCCGTGAGGCGGACAAAGGTCTTCCCCATGAGCGCAGCGTGAAGAACGGCTGTCAGCGCGGCGTCGGCGTGGAGTCAGGAAGGAGTCAGGCAACCGAGATGGCTCCGTCTGTCCGCTTCGGTGATGGCAAGAGCCTGGGGGCCGGGAAGCAGAGGGGAGCCAAGAACATCGGTAGGCGGCTTGAACTCTGGGTCGTCTGGTCCCCACCTCGTCGCCAGGTTTTGAGGGCTGCCAGTCGATGCTTGCGGCGCTGGGGCTGGGGGAGTCGAGCGAGTTGGGGGGTGCAGGTGTGGAGATGAGGGAAGTCCGGTGCTCGCCCGTGTTCCTGGAAGCCAGCCTGTTCGAGGGAACCCCCGTGGTCCGGCCCCATCCAAATGCACTTCGGGCGCACCTCAGCCCGCTCGTGCGAGGCGGGCGAACTTGTTCGGTGACTTGCCCTTCTCCGGGCTGTGTGGGCGGACTCACTCGGCGTCCTCCCGCCAAGCCGCCGCAACCAGACCAACTCCCATGTCCCTGAGTGGGTGGGACGTCCAGCGCAGGTCCTCGCCAGGCACCGCCGCTCCCTCTGCGGCCAAGGGCGTCTTACCTCCAATGGAGTCTGACCGCGATCCTCCGTTCTGTGGATGGGAGGAGGGCATCCCCATCCACTCCACACAAGGCCGCGCTCTGCCACGGTGACTCGCTCCGCTCGGACCTGACCAGTTGAGGTGTTTTCCCTCAACTGGTCAGGCCACCGCTCTGACGGTTCAGAGCGTCCCCGGACACCTGGCACGAGAAGGGCGAGGGCGGGCGCAGGTTGGCCCTCCCCGCCCCTCCCCGCCCCTCCCAATTCACGCCTGGAGCGTTGGCTCGGTGGACTGGACGACCCATGATCAGGTGTCTTGACATCGTGCCCTGCCCGCACCCGCTCAACCGCCGTTGGGCAAAGGCGGGAGGACTGGGGTTCACACCTTTTCTTCCCCGGCGGGAGCGGGACTGCCGAGCTGATACTGCTGCGCCAGGGCCTGATACTCCCGCACCTGGGAGCGGCACCAGGCGTCGTCGCGGCCCAGTTCCCCGGCGAGCAGTTGGGCGACCCTGGGGGCGGCCTCGGCGCTGGCCCTGGCCCCCAGCAGCAGTGCCCGAAGGCGGCGGCTGAGCACGTCCTCGACGGTGCGCGCCTGCTCGGCGCGGGCGGCCCAGCGCACCTCGGCCTCGGTGTAGGGGAGGTCGGGATGCAACTTCGTCTCGGCCCCTTCCAGCGCCCGGACGTGCCCGGCGTCACTGCCGTAGACCTGCCAGTGTTCGCCCGCCGGGGCTTCGGTGCTCCAGCCGTGCAGGTGCAGCCCCTGCGTCAGGCTCAGGCGCTCGGGCAGTCCGGCCAACTTCGCGGCACGGTTCACCGTGTCCTCCCCCATGTGGCGGTAGGTGGTCCACTTGCCGCCCGTCACGCTGATCAGCCCCGAGGGCGAGATACGGATGACGTGATCGCGCGACAGCGTGGCGGTGGACCCCACGCCGTCGGTCTTCTCATTGCTGACCAGCGGGCGCAGGCCGACATAGACGCTCCGCACGTCCTCGCGCCGGGGGGCGGGGTCGAGGTACTGGGCGGCGGTACGCAGGATGAAGTCGATCTCCTCCGGCAGCGCGCGCGGCTCCAGACTCACCTCGGGCACGGGCGTATCGGTGGTGCCGATGACCACGTGGTCGTGCCAGGGCACCGCGAACAGCACCCGTCCGTCACTCGTGCGCGGGACCATCAGGGCGCTGTCTCCGGGCAGAAACCGGCGGTCCACCACGACATGCACGCCCTGACTGGGCGAGAGCATGTTCCCCACACCCGGCTCGTCCATCCGGCGCACGCTGTCCACGAAGACCCCGGTGGCGTTCACCACGGCCCTCGCCCGCACCGTATAGGTCTGCCCGGTCTCGCTGTCGGTGAGGGTGGCCCCGTCGATCTGCCCGGCGGCGTTCTTGTGCAGCGCGGTCACGGGCGCGTGGTTGAGGGCCACGCCGCCGTGGTCCTCCAGGGTTCGCAGCAGCGTGATCGCCAGGCGCGAATCGTCGAACTGGCCGTCGAAATAGAGGATGCCGCCCTTCAGGCCCTTGCGCTTGAGGGTCGGGGTGCGCTCCAGGGCCTCCCGCACGCCGATGTAGCGGCTGCTTCCCAGGTTGAGCCTGCCCGCCAGCAGGTCGTAGAGCTTGAGGCCGACGCCGTAAAACGGTGCCGACCACCAGGTATAGCCCGCGATCAGAAAGCCGAGGTCGTGAACCAGATGGGGCGCGTTTCGCTTGAGCAGGCCGCGCTCGCGCAGTGCCTCGCGCACCAGCGCGATGTTGCCCTGGGCGAGGTAGCGCACGCCGCCATGCACCAGCTTGGTGCTGCGGCTCGACGTGCCCTTGGCGTAGTCGTGCGCCTCGATCAGCAGGGTGCGGTAGCCACGGGTGGCGGCCTCCACCGCCGTTCCCAGCCCCGTCGCCCCGCCGCCGATGACCAGCACGTCCCAGGGGGCGGGATCACTGATGGCCTGAAGTATGTCTGCACGCTTCATAGGGTGTCCTCCAAGTTGTGGAACGAACATACGCCTTCTCGAACAGATGTTCAAGGAACGTGAACGTATGTGCAGAAGGAGGGCAGAGGCAAGCACCTCCGGGGAGGCCAGGGCTTTCTCGGTCTCGTCTGGGGGTGGGTGCCGCCCGCTCAGGGTCGCCAGTCGAAGTCAGTGGTCTTTGCGCTCTCCGAACTAACAACGCGCGTCGGGTCGGCGGCACGGCTCCTGCACCGCCCAGCCCCTCACTCCGGCTCAGCCCAGTCCCGGCTGCGCTCCACCGCGCGTTTCCAGTGGTGCAGCCGGTTGTGGCGCTCGTCCCCGCCCAGCGTCGGCTCGAAGCGCCGGCCCACCTGCCAGAGCGACTTCAACTCGTCCAGACCGCTCCAGAAGCCCACGGCCAGCCCGGCGAGGGAAGCGGCACCCAGGGCCGTCGTCTCGGTGATGCGGGGCCGCACGACCGGGACGCCCAGAATATCGGCCTGGAACTGCATCATGGCGTCGTTGATGCTGCCGCCGCCGTCCACGCGCAGTTCCCGGAGCTGGATGCCGCTGTGCTCGGTGTCCTGTTGCATGGCGTCCAGCAGCTCGGCGCTCTGAAAGGCCACGCTCTCCAGCGCCGCGCGGGCGATGTGGGCCGCCGTCGTGCCGCGCGTCAGGCCGACCACCGTGCCGCGCGCGTAGGGGTCCCAGTACGGCGCTCCCAGCCCCACGAAGGCGGGCACCAGATACACCCCGCCGCTGTCCGGCACACGGGCCGCCAGGTCCTCGACCTCGGCGGCGCTGCGGATGATGCCCAGGCCGTCGCGCAGCCACTGCACCACGGCCCCCGCCACGAAGACCCCTCCTTCGAGCGCGTACGTCCGGTGCCCCCCGAGTTGCCAGCCCACCGTGGTCAGCAGGCGGTGCCGGGACGCCGGGGCCTCGGCCCCCGTGTTGAGCAGCATGAAACACCCGGTCCCGTAGGTGTTCTTCGCCATGCCCACCTCCAGACAGGCCTGCCCGAAGGTCGCGGCCTGCTGGTCTCCGGCGATCCCCGCGATGGGCACCTGGGCACCCAGCAGGCCCGGAGCGGTCTGCCCGCACACCCCCGAACTGTCGCGCACCTCCGGCATCAGCGAGCGGGGAATGTCGAGCAGTGCCAGCAAGTCGTCGTCCCAGTCGCCGGTATGGATGTTGTACAGCAGCGTGCGGCTGGCGTTGCTGGCGTCGGTCAGGTGCAGCCCGCCCTCGGTCAGCTTGTAGATCAGCCACGAGTCGACCGTCCCGAAACACAGCTCACCGGCCTCGGCCCTCCGGCGGGCACCGGGCACGTGGTCGAGCAGCCACCTCACCTTCGTCCCGGAGAAGTAGGCGTCGAGGACCAGCCCCGTCTTCTGTTGAAACAGTTCGGCGTGGCCCGCCTCCCGCAACTCGTCGCAGAGGCCGGCGGTGCGCCGGTCCTGCCAGACGATGGCGCGGTGGATGGGCTGCCCGCTCCTGCGGTCCCACAGGAGGGTCGTCTCGCGCTGGTTGGTGATGCCGATGGCGGCGAGGTCCGAGGCCCGCAGCCCGGCACTGCTCAGGGCCTCCTGCATCACGCCGCTCTGGGTCGCCCAGATCTCACCCGCGTCGTGCTCCACCCAGCCGGGCTGCGGAAAGTGCTGGGTGAACTCCTTCTGGGCCTTCGAGACGATGGTGCCGCCCCGGTCGAAAACGATGGCCCGGCTGCTGGTGGTGCCCTGATCGAGGGCGAGGATGTACCGCTGTGTCGGGGTCAGGCTCATGGGGTCAGCTTGCTCCTGTCCAGAAGGGGGGATCGGCCCTGACGCGCCAGGGATGACAACATGTTTCAACCGTATGAACAAAGTATGCGCCTCACTGAACAAACGTTCAAGTGGTGGGCATTTCGCCGCCGCCTCACCATGCCGACCTGTACTATCCACAGTGCATGACCACCGACAAGATCGCGCGCACCTCCGGTGGGTCCGCGCCCTCGATGCCGCACCAGGCGGTTCAGGTCGCCCGGCTGTACTACGAGCAGGGCCGGACCACCGAGGAGATTGCCGCCGAGCTGGGCCTGTCGCGTCCCAAGGTCTCGCGGCTGCTCTCCTATGCCCGGCGCAGCGGCCTGGTCGAAATCCGCATCCACGACCCGGAGGGCGAGGCGCAGGGGCTGGAAGCCCGGCTCCGTGAGCGCTACCCGTTTCTGCGCCCCCAGGTGGTGGGTGTGCTGCCCGGAAGCACCGAGGACCTCTGGCTGGAGCGCACGGCCACCGCCGCCGCGAACCTGCTGAGCAAGCGGCTGACCCCCGGCATGCGGGTGGGGCTGGCCTGGGGCAACACCCTGGAGGCGGTGAGCCGCGCCCTGACGCCGCTGAACGTGCCGGGCGTAACCTTCGTGCAGCTCAACGGGTCAGCCTCCCAGAGCGATTTCGTCTCCGGCTTCGTGACCGACACGATTCTGCGCTTCGCCCGCAACTACTCCGGGGGCGCGCAGCTCTTCCCGGTGCCG
The sequence above is drawn from the Deinococcus sp. YIM 134068 genome and encodes:
- a CDS encoding bifunctional metallophosphatase/5'-nucleotidase produces the protein MQRSLCALTLALGLAACDQAAQPAQTVDVTVLGLNDFHGNLLPTGFAAIKVPDPADPTRQINLPSGGVEAIGGLLNDLRAQNPNTLLVGGGDLIGASPVISSLLRDEPSVIALSKLGMRASALGNHEFDQGLKELLRMQNGGCDSNAPDKACKFEAAYPGADFQWLGANVVYKQGGAHPFAPYHIETTAGGARIGFIGAVLRDTPTIVSPAGVADLDFLDEATAINRYVPELLTQKVDAIVVLIHQGGTTTEAYDKAGCTTLTGPIVDIARQVRPEVAAIISGHSHQGYNCVVNGRVVIQGDQYGHLLQRLDLKVDKANHKVLEVRAENVVVNAQTQAKDAAMTDLVGRAQALTKAISEQPVANLAAPQISRTNNVAGESALGDVIADAQLAATSPAANGGAQIALMNPGGIRADLPGTPRAGNAVTFGDVFAVQPFGNTLVVMTLTGAQIDTLLEQQWLGQQNPRILQVSAGFAYTYDLAQAAGSRVDAASITLNGAPLDPAGTYRVAVNSFLAGGGDNFTVLREGVGRLEQPNLVDVDVLAAYLKAAAPVAPGAQNRITRLN
- a CDS encoding glycerol-3-phosphate dehydrogenase/oxidase, which translates into the protein MKRADILQAISDPAPWDVLVIGGGATGLGTAVEAATRGYRTLLIEAHDYAKGTSSRSTKLVHGGVRYLAQGNIALVREALRERGLLKRNAPHLVHDLGFLIAGYTWWSAPFYGVGLKLYDLLAGRLNLGSSRYIGVREALERTPTLKRKGLKGGILYFDGQFDDSRLAITLLRTLEDHGGVALNHAPVTALHKNAAGQIDGATLTDSETGQTYTVRARAVVNATGVFVDSVRRMDEPGVGNMLSPSQGVHVVVDRRFLPGDSALMVPRTSDGRVLFAVPWHDHVVIGTTDTPVPEVSLEPRALPEEIDFILRTAAQYLDPAPRREDVRSVYVGLRPLVSNEKTDGVGSTATLSRDHVIRISPSGLISVTGGKWTTYRHMGEDTVNRAAKLAGLPERLSLTQGLHLHGWSTEAPAGEHWQVYGSDAGHVRALEGAETKLHPDLPYTEAEVRWAARAEQARTVEDVLSRRLRALLLGARASAEAAPRVAQLLAGELGRDDAWCRSQVREYQALAQQYQLGSPAPAGEEKV
- the glpK gene encoding glycerol kinase GlpK, which gives rise to MSLTPTQRYILALDQGTTSSRAIVFDRGGTIVSKAQKEFTQHFPQPGWVEHDAGEIWATQSGVMQEALSSAGLRASDLAAIGITNQRETTLLWDRRSGQPIHRAIVWQDRRTAGLCDELREAGHAELFQQKTGLVLDAYFSGTKVRWLLDHVPGARRRAEAGELCFGTVDSWLIYKLTEGGLHLTDASNASRTLLYNIHTGDWDDDLLALLDIPRSLMPEVRDSSGVCGQTAPGLLGAQVPIAGIAGDQQAATFGQACLEVGMAKNTYGTGCFMLLNTGAEAPASRHRLLTTVGWQLGGHRTYALEGGVFVAGAVVQWLRDGLGIIRSAAEVEDLAARVPDSGGVYLVPAFVGLGAPYWDPYARGTVVGLTRGTTAAHIARAALESVAFQSAELLDAMQQDTEHSGIQLRELRVDGGGSINDAMMQFQADILGVPVVRPRITETTALGAASLAGLAVGFWSGLDELKSLWQVGRRFEPTLGGDERHNRLHHWKRAVERSRDWAEPE
- a CDS encoding sugar-binding transcriptional regulator; the encoded protein is MTTDKIARTSGGSAPSMPHQAVQVARLYYEQGRTTEEIAAELGLSRPKVSRLLSYARRSGLVEIRIHDPEGEAQGLEARLRERYPFLRPQVVGVLPGSTEDLWLERTATAAANLLSKRLTPGMRVGLAWGNTLEAVSRALTPLNVPGVTFVQLNGSASQSDFVSGFVTDTILRFARNYSGGAQLFPVPTFFDDPLTKRAMWRERSVRHVLALQESADILMYSVGSLDASVPSHVYSAGYLDVDDLRTVKNEGAVGDIATVFYRADGTWEDLSLNARASGPELSLVQRVPESICVVSGLGKVAALRGALEGRLMSRLIVDEVTAVAVLETDA